TCAACGTAAAGATAACGAAATAAACCTTGGAATCACTCAATCTCTGCCTCTTACAAACTATCTCAAAGATAGAATCACTTATAATAAAGCAAAGAATGATTGATTCGATGAAAAAAGAAGAAAAGGAGTTACTAGTAAAGACGGATTTACGTCAATTAGCTGATAAGCAAACAGAAAACCGACATGCTATCGCCCGCCACAATCAGGATGAGCACACTCTGTTTGACATTCAACAAAAAAATCGGCGACTCTTTGACCGGCTATTTTATTCATGGAATAAGGACCGGAAATTATTAAGCCAGCTAGAGCAACAATATGATCAACTACGCTATCACCAACAAAAGCTTCGAGAAAACGTGGAGATTAAAAAGCATCATCTCGTTCAGGAAAATAAACGATTGAGTCATATGGAAAATAATTTACATCGTAATCTACGATCATTAGAAAAAGAGGGGAAAGCATGAGTTTAAATATGTATTTAGGATCGGCAGATGCACAAACGTCAAGCATGAATCATATTTGCATCCAGACGATTCAAGGCATGGAAGAAGCAATGACTTCCATTGATCATTTTACATTAAATATGGGTTTACAAGGAAAAGCGTATCAAACAGCGAAAACGTACATGGCCCAAACGTTCCGCCCCCTTGCACAAGCCATCATCTATTTATGCGAAGAACTTATTCGCCAAAATGACGACTATCCAAGTGAGTTTCGATCTCAGGTATCAACATCCGATGTTATTGAACATGAAATAGTAGAACAAATTGAGGATATAAACCATCTTATTTCCCGACTTAGAGAATTAAATGACATTACATCAATGACTCAGGCAACTATCTTCATTTATGAAGGAATGAAACAACACCTTCATAAAAGACTAGAAAAATTACATCAATTCAATACGACCTCTCGCAGTAACTATGACACCGCCTATAAATTGGCAGATTGTATCACCCAAGGCTTAGCACAAGTGCAAGGTGGAGAAGGATTTAACCCGGAAACAGGCACATTTAGTACAATAGGGCTGGACCTTTCCTGGGTTCATGCAGTGGATAACATCCATTATTCCCGTAAAGCTAAAGAGCAATATAGAGATCATTTGGAAAAGTACCCTGAAGACTTAGAGAAGATCATTACAATTATTAAGTATGAGGAAAGACATACGGAATATTTGGAGCAAACAAATGAGTTTCTGTCACCGCTGGAAGTAAAGGATGGCATTGAAATTAAGTATTTAATGTATACTTCGGAGGAACCGTACCGCACGTTGACAATGAAGTATTTAGATGAAGTGAAGATAGCCAGTCTTGAAGGAGAAAAATCATTTTTTTCCGCTACCGATAATTCAATCACATATAGTGTTGAAAGTGATCGCACCAATACTCGGGGGGCATATTTCACCTTTTTCCATGAGTTAGGGCATGCGATTGACTATAATTATGCGAAAGAAATAGGGATGGACGGGTTCTTTTCTAATAACTACAGTAGTAATGGTAATACATTGGCAGAATATATGCATAGCGATGTGAAAAATAAAATTGAATTAGCATTGAAAGATGAATTAAATAAAAAAGCATATGATGATATTGACATGGAAGCAAAAACAAAGATGATTAATAATGTTGCGGAATTTTTTATCTATACTGGTCCTAAAGATAACAATTTAACAAGTGCTGAAAGAGACTTGTATAAATTGATTAAGGTGAAATTATCAAAGGATTTGCGCCCAGACGAACATCATAATGCTTCTGATGTGTATGGTGGTGTGACACTTAATCAAATTAAAGGTAAGTGGGCCCATCACAATGATAACTATTGGATTGATGAAGAAACTGGAGAAAGAACTAATGAGCCGGATAAGGAAGGTTTTGCAAGCTATTATGGAAGTATTATGATACAAGATAGTAAACACATAGAAAGTGTAACGGATTACTTACCAAACTCTAAAAAACATATGAATAGCATGTTTAAGTCTATGAATGAAGGTGAGAATGAATGAAAAAATTACAAATTTGTGTGTTCATTTTTACTACTTGTTTATTTTTATTTGCTTGTGAACAACAGATAAATAAAGATGAATCAGATAAACCATTGAATAAAAATGAGCAAAAAAATGTTGAAGGTGAGGAAAGTAGTATGAATGAAATTGATATTTTTGATTTTGAAAATTTAGGTAAAGCACCTGAAGCAACAGAAAAGCAACCAATTAACAAAGTAATTAAAGTGTTTTTTGATGAATGGTCTTTCGATGCCCCCTATGAACCGATAGCAATTAATATTAAAAGCAATGAGATTTATGTAAATCCTTCTCTCAGTCTCCATAGTTTTAGTTCTTATGATGAAACTATTCATATAAGTGAAGCTGAAACTGTATTAGACATTTTAGAAAAATATAATGTTCAAGAGTGGGAACGTAATTATACTTTTGAAGATCCCGATACGTATGAAGATGGATACAGCTGGTCATTATGGTTACAGTTCGAAAACGGGACGGTAGAAAAACACTCGGGTACAGGGACAGGCTCTGTTGACATTACCCCTGATAATTTCGATGACTTCGCCAAAGAGTTGAATGACTTTGTGAATGAACAACTAGACGATAACTGATTGGCGCAAGATATGCATTAATGTATATAAAAGTTAGACAGAACGGTTGCTGGCATATGACAGAGCCAAATAACCATTACGATATTTTAGATGTTAACTTTAGAAACAAACGTGCCCGCGCCCACTAGTTATGTATGAACCCTCCCCTTTGTAAACGCTAGAATAGAGTTGAAGTTTTTGCTCGATAAGATTTTACACTTTTGCTCAATCAACCGACTACTTTAGTAAAATAGATAGTGGTGTTATTTTACTGGGGGATAGGGCTTTGGAAGAGAAGTTAGTGTTATATGTAAAGATCCATGAATTACGTAAGAGAAAGTTTAAAGTAGCACAAATCGCTAAGGAGCTGAAAGTTTCAAGACCGACTGTCTATAAATATTTAGACATGATATTTGATGAAGCAAAAGGATACACTGAACAACCAATGGGTAAACAACTTTAGGTAAACTAGGGTGAGACAAAACAGAAAACGACAGATAACAAAGAAATCAAACTCTATTCTATTGCCTTTGTGCTCGCTCATTCTAGACAGAAATATATGGAATGGCAGGCGCGTCCTTTTACGACAAGAGATGCGATTCGTTGTCATGAACATGCCTTTCAGTTCTATGGAGGGCGAACAGAAGAATTT
The genomic region above belongs to Bacillus sp. A301a_S52 and contains:
- a CDS encoding DUF3958 family protein, whose translation is MKKEEKELLVKTDLRQLADKQTENRHAIARHNQDEHTLFDIQQKNRRLFDRLFYSWNKDRKLLSQLEQQYDQLRYHQQKLRENVEIKKHHLVQENKRLSHMENNLHRNLRSLEKEGKA